A genome region from Neisseria meningitidis includes the following:
- a CDS encoding serine hydrolase — protein MSIHTLKRLPSSLLLGLCLSLPSAHLFADNDILGQFLEQNMLTSSDPIEIFAESTIHPTNTQAITGGLILSSQSALVVNNKTGQILYQKNADRIMPIASISKLMSAMVVLDANLDMNETVTITPDEIDRIKGTGSRLAIGTALTRKELLHLSLMSSENRATHALGRTYPGGMGAFVAAMNRKAQSLGMYGSRFYEPTGLNFQNVSTAKDLSLMVNAAAQYPQIRTNSTSNYASVQTKNGQQNYKNSNALVREGMWNIELQKTGYIREAGRSMVVKANIQNQPVTIVLLNSPTSATRVNDARKIESWMLQQRS, from the coding sequence ATGTCCATCCATACTCTGAAACGCCTGCCCTCATCGCTGCTGCTCGGTCTCTGCCTTTCCCTGCCGTCAGCCCACCTTTTTGCCGACAACGACATTTTAGGGCAATTTTTAGAACAGAACATGCTTACCTCCTCCGATCCGATAGAAATATTCGCCGAAAGCACGATACACCCCACCAACACCCAAGCCATTACAGGCGGTCTGATTCTCTCCTCACAGTCTGCCCTGGTCGTCAACAACAAAACCGGACAGATACTGTATCAGAAAAACGCCGACAGGATTATGCCCATCGCCTCCATTTCCAAACTGATGAGCGCGATGGTCGTTTTGGATGCAAACTTGGACATGAACGAAACCGTTACCATTACGCCTGACGAAATCGACCGCATCAAAGGGACCGGCAGCCGTCTTGCCATAGGTACGGCACTTACACGCAAAGAACTGCTGCACCTGAGCCTGATGAGCAGCGAAAACCGCGCCACCCATGCATTGGGCAGAACCTACCCCGGCGGCATGGGCGCATTTGTCGCCGCCATGAACCGCAAAGCCCAAAGCCTCGGTATGTACGGCAGCCGCTTTTACGAACCGACCGGACTCAACTTCCAAAACGTTTCTACCGCCAAAGACCTGAGCCTTATGGTCAACGCCGCCGCCCAATATCCGCAAATCCGCACCAACTCGACTTCCAACTACGCCTCGGTACAGACCAAAAACGGGCAGCAGAACTACAAAAACTCCAATGCCCTGGTCAGAGAAGGCATGTGGAACATCGAATTGCAGAAAACCGGCTACATACGCGAAGCAGGCAGGTCTATGGTTGTCAAAGCCAACATTCAAAACCAACCCGTTACCATCGTATTGCTGAACTCGCCCACATCCGCCACACGCGTCAACGACGCCCGCAAAATCGAATCGTGGATGCTGCAGCAACGCTCCTGA
- the hfq gene encoding RNA chaperone Hfq, which produces MTAKGQMLQDPFLNALRKEHVPVSIYLVNGIKLQGQVESFDQYVVLLRNTSVTQMVYKHAISTIVPARSVNLQHENRPQAAPTSTLVQVETVQQPAE; this is translated from the coding sequence ATGACAGCTAAAGGACAAATGTTGCAAGATCCCTTCCTGAACGCCCTGCGTAAAGAGCATGTTCCGGTTTCGATTTACTTAGTTAACGGTATCAAATTGCAAGGTCAGGTTGAGTCTTTCGATCAATACGTTGTTCTCCTGAGAAACACTTCCGTCACCCAAATGGTTTACAAACACGCCATTTCCACCATCGTACCGGCACGCTCCGTCAACCTACAACATGAAAACAGACCCCAAGCCGCACCGACTTCGACCCTCGTCCAAGTGGAAACCGTCCAGCAGCCTGCCGAATAA
- a CDS encoding tRNA (mnm(5)s(2)U34)-methyltransferase translates to MLLKNILPFAHCLLRQALPEGGNALDGTAGNGHDTLFLAQTAGIRGKVWAFDIQPQALNNTRCRLQEAGYSNVRLILDGHENLKQYIPKPLDAAIFNFGWLPGGDKSLTTRTETSIAALSAALSLLKENGMLIAVLYPGHENGKQEAEAIEQWAKNLPQEQFAVLRYSFTNRKNSPPYLLAFEKLPQK, encoded by the coding sequence ATGTTATTGAAAAACATCCTTCCATTCGCCCATTGCCTTTTGCGGCAGGCACTTCCCGAAGGCGGCAATGCGCTGGACGGCACCGCCGGCAACGGACACGACACCCTTTTCCTCGCACAAACCGCAGGCATCCGGGGGAAAGTGTGGGCATTCGACATCCAGCCGCAAGCCCTGAACAACACCCGATGCCGTCTGCAGGAAGCAGGTTACAGCAATGTACGGCTCATCTTGGACGGACATGAAAACCTGAAGCAATATATTCCAAAGCCGCTGGATGCAGCCATTTTCAATTTCGGCTGGCTGCCCGGCGGGGACAAAAGCCTTACCACCCGCACGGAAACCAGCATTGCCGCCCTTTCCGCCGCCCTATCCCTACTGAAAGAAAACGGTATGCTTATTGCCGTCCTCTACCCCGGGCACGAAAACGGCAAACAGGAGGCAGAAGCAATCGAACAATGGGCAAAAAACCTGCCTCAAGAACAGTTTGCCGTTCTGCGTTACAGCTTTACCAACCGGAAAAACAGCCCACCCTATCTTTTGGCATTTGAAAAACTGCCTCAAAAATAA
- a CDS encoding SirB2 family protein, with the protein MQYLIVKYSHQIFVTITILVFNIRVFLLWKNPEKPLAGFWKALPHLNDTMLLFTGLWLMKITHFSPFNAPWLGTKILLLLAYIALGMMMMRARPRSTKFYTVYLLAMCCLACIVYLAKTKVLPF; encoded by the coding sequence ATGCAGTATCTGATTGTCAAATACAGCCATCAAATCTTCGTTACCATCACCATTTTGGTATTCAACATCCGTGTTTTCCTACTTTGGAAAAATCCAGAAAAGCCCTTGGCGGGCTTTTGGAAGGCACTGCCCCACCTTAACGACACCATGCTGCTGTTTACGGGATTGTGGCTGATGAAAATTACCCATTTCTCCCCGTTCAACGCGCCTTGGCTCGGTACAAAAATCCTGCTTCTGCTCGCCTATATCGCATTGGGTATGATGATGATGCGCGCCCGTCCGCGTTCGACCAAGTTCTACACCGTTTACCTGCTCGCCATGTGTTGCCTCGCCTGCATCGTTTACCTTGCCAAAACCAAAGTCCTGCCTTTCTGA
- the folK gene encoding 2-amino-4-hydroxy-6-hydroxymethyldihydropteridine diphosphokinase: MNNRHFAVIALGSNLENPAQQVRAALDTLSSHPDIRLKQASSLYMTAPVGYDNQPDFVNAVCTVSTTLDGIALLAELNRIEADFGRERSFRNAPRTLDLDIIDFDGISSDDPRLTLPHPRAHERSFVIRPLAEILPDFILGKHGKVAELSKRLGNQGIRLLPDK; the protein is encoded by the coding sequence ATGAACAACAGACATTTTGCCGTCATCGCCCTGGGCAGTAATCTTGAAAACCCTGCCCAACAGGTACGCGCCGCATTGGACACGCTGTCGTCCCATCCTGACATCCGTCTTAAACAGGCTTCCTCACTGTATATGACCGCGCCCGTCGGTTACGACAATCAGCCCGATTTCGTCAATGCCGTCTGCACCGTTTCCACCACCTTGGACGGCATTGCCCTGCTTGCCGAACTCAACCGTATCGAAGCCGATTTCGGACGCGAACGCAGCTTCCGCAACGCGCCGCGCACATTGGATTTGGACATTATCGACTTTGACGGCATCTCCAGCGACGACCCCCGACTCACCCTGCCGCATCCGCGCGCGCACGAACGCAGTTTCGTCATACGCCCTTTGGCAGAAATCCTCCCTGATTTTATTTTGGGAAAACACGGAAAGGTTGCCGAATTGTCAAAACGGCTGGGCAATCAAGGCATCCGTCTTTTACCGGATAAGTAA
- a CDS encoding pyridoxamine 5'-phosphate oxidase family protein — MPESIFKQISLDILKLHRDSVYSLLATSGCNCQVHEAAYVNIDGKYYIALSCEPEVGEVKTGILLIEDESRSLRLSWVGSARELDRKDSAYKRALSALSRKLGRCKDRLHTAVQPFLLELVPEKGRFSVGDEEVWISRNDLVRALYPVGYSMRQAMLQI; from the coding sequence ATGCCGGAAAGTATTTTCAAACAGATTTCCCTTGATATTTTGAAACTGCATCGGGACTCTGTTTATTCGCTGCTTGCCACTTCCGGCTGCAACTGTCAGGTGCATGAAGCGGCGTATGTCAACATCGACGGCAAATATTATATTGCGCTTTCATGCGAGCCCGAGGTGGGGGAAGTCAAAACAGGCATTTTGCTGATTGAGGATGAAAGCCGCAGCCTGCGTTTGAGCTGGGTCGGCAGTGCGCGGGAGCTTGACCGCAAGGATAGTGCCTACAAACGCGCCCTGTCCGCCTTGTCCAGAAAGCTGGGGCGGTGTAAGGACAGGCTGCATACGGCGGTTCAACCGTTTTTGTTGGAGCTGGTGCCGGAGAAAGGCAGATTTTCTGTCGGCGATGAAGAAGTTTGGATTTCTCGAAACGATTTAGTGAGGGCTTTATATCCTGTCGGATACAGTATGCGGCAGGCAATGTTGCAGATTTAA
- the ubiE gene encoding bifunctional demethylmenaquinone methyltransferase/2-methoxy-6-polyprenyl-1,4-benzoquinol methylase UbiE: MGGQKTHFGFSTVNEDEKAGKVAEVFHSVAKNYDIMNDVMSAGLHRVWKHFTINTAHLKKGDKVLDIAGGTGDLSRGWAKRVGKEGEVWLTDINSSMLTVGRDRLLNEGMILPVSLADAEKLPFPDNYFNLVSVAFGLRNMTHKDAALKEMYRVLKPGGTLLVLEFSKIYKPLEGAYDFYSFKLLPAMGRLIAKDAESYQYLAESIRMHPDQETLKQMMLDAGFDSVDYHNMSAGIVALHKGVKF, encoded by the coding sequence ATGGGCGGACAGAAAACGCATTTCGGGTTCAGCACGGTCAACGAAGATGAGAAAGCCGGAAAAGTGGCGGAAGTGTTCCACTCCGTCGCCAAAAACTACGACATTATGAACGATGTGATGTCGGCAGGGCTGCACAGGGTGTGGAAGCATTTCACCATCAACACGGCGCACCTGAAAAAAGGCGATAAAGTGTTGGACATTGCGGGCGGTACGGGCGATTTGTCCCGAGGGTGGGCGAAACGCGTCGGCAAGGAAGGCGAGGTTTGGCTGACCGATATTAATTCTTCTATGCTGACCGTCGGGCGCGACCGTCTTTTGAACGAAGGCATGATTTTGCCCGTGTCGCTTGCCGATGCGGAAAAACTGCCTTTCCCTGACAATTATTTCAACTTGGTTTCCGTGGCGTTCGGCTTGCGGAATATGACGCATAAAGATGCCGCGCTGAAAGAGATGTACCGTGTTTTGAAACCCGGCGGGACATTGCTGGTATTGGAGTTTTCCAAAATCTACAAGCCACTCGAAGGCGCGTATGATTTCTATTCGTTCAAGCTGCTGCCGGCGATGGGCAGGCTGATTGCGAAAGATGCGGAGAGTTACCAGTATCTTGCCGAATCCATCCGTATGCACCCCGATCAGGAAACTTTGAAACAGATGATGCTGGATGCGGGCTTCGACAGCGTGGATTATCACAATATGAGTGCGGGCATCGTCGCGCTGCATAAGGGCGTGAAATTTTAA
- a CDS encoding gamma-butyrobetaine hydroxylase-like domain-containing protein codes for MNNIPVEIRLLKNRTVLVLTYGDEPKNLPAEFLRVYSPSAEVRGHGVGQDVLQTGKADVQITDLQPVGQYALKISFSDGHDSGLYDWAYLHRLAYGYDAMWQEYLDKLAAAGASRFEKQSDC; via the coding sequence TTGAATAATATTCCTGTTGAAATCCGTTTGTTGAAAAACCGTACCGTGTTGGTTTTGACTTATGGGGACGAACCTAAAAATCTGCCTGCCGAATTTTTACGCGTCTATTCGCCGAGTGCGGAAGTGCGCGGACACGGCGTGGGACAGGATGTTTTGCAGACCGGCAAGGCGGATGTCCAAATCACGGATTTGCAGCCTGTCGGACAGTATGCGCTGAAAATCAGTTTTTCGGACGGGCACGACAGCGGTCTTTACGATTGGGCGTATCTGCACAGACTGGCATACGGATACGATGCGATGTGGCAGGAATATTTGGACAAATTGGCGGCGGCGGGTGCTTCCCGTTTTGAAAAGCAATCAGATTGTTAA
- the mnmC gene encoding FAD-dependent 5-carboxymethylaminomethyl-2-thiouridine(34) oxidoreductase MnmC: MDNLAWNGIPDIRTLDQTIRKHAHPLNLIVCLPDNQIPNFQTAQDASDAECRLKHRLDQATQCLQFDSINLIEHILPDVRFWLVPPSRTRRLHEHFHHISWQTEAIPQTESKPDKPWFALPQTSERQKPEHILVIGAGISGAATAHALASYGISVTVLEARKAAQAASGNRQGLLYAKISPHDTEQTELLLAGYGYTKRLLGHILPESETWGGNGIIHLNYSRTEQQRNHELGLQKHHNHLYRSITQAEAEKIAGIPLNTPYAEPLCGLFWQYGVWLNPPTFVRALLSHPLIGLHEDTPLTDISHDGEKWIASTPNGTFTATHIIYCTGANSPYLPETNLATLPLRQIRGQTGLTPSTPFSEQLRCAVSGESYISPSWHGLHCYGASFIPNSSHTGWNEAEEASNRQALAHLNPALSESLFAANPNPQKHQGHAAIRCDSPDHLPLVGALGDIAAMQQTYAKLALDKNYRIDAPCPYLPNAYANTAHGTRGLATAPICAAAVAAEILGLPHPLSKRLRHALHPNRAIIRAIVRRKDLTP, translated from the coding sequence ATGGACAATCTCGCATGGAACGGCATTCCCGACATCCGCACACTCGACCAAACCATCCGCAAACACGCACACCCGCTCAACCTGATTGTCTGCCTCCCCGATAATCAGATTCCCAATTTTCAAACCGCACAAGATGCTTCGGACGCGGAATGCCGTCTGAAGCACCGTTTGGATCAGGCAACCCAGTGCCTCCAGTTCGACAGCATCAACCTGATTGAACACATCCTGCCCGATGTCCGCTTCTGGCTGGTTCCCCCTTCACGCACCCGCCGCCTGCACGAACACTTCCACCACATTTCCTGGCAGACCGAAGCCATCCCGCAAACCGAAAGTAAGCCCGACAAACCCTGGTTTGCACTTCCACAAACATCCGAACGGCAAAAACCGGAACACATCCTCGTTATCGGAGCGGGCATATCCGGCGCGGCAACCGCCCACGCCTTAGCATCATACGGCATTTCCGTTACCGTATTGGAAGCCCGAAAAGCCGCCCAAGCCGCCAGCGGCAACCGCCAAGGGCTGCTCTACGCCAAAATCTCGCCGCACGACACCGAACAAACCGAACTGCTGCTTGCCGGCTACGGCTACACCAAACGCCTGCTCGGACATATCCTGCCCGAATCCGAAACCTGGGGCGGCAACGGCATCATCCACCTCAATTACAGCCGCACCGAACAACAACGCAATCACGAATTGGGTTTGCAAAAACACCATAACCACCTCTACCGCAGCATCACGCAGGCAGAAGCCGAAAAAATCGCCGGCATCCCTCTGAACACGCCCTACGCCGAACCATTATGCGGACTGTTTTGGCAGTACGGCGTATGGCTCAATCCTCCCACATTCGTCCGCGCCCTCCTCAGCCATCCGCTCATTGGACTACACGAAGACACACCGTTAACCGACATTTCCCACGACGGGGAAAAGTGGATTGCAAGCACGCCAAACGGCACATTTACCGCCACACACATCATCTACTGCACCGGTGCGAACAGCCCCTACCTACCCGAAACCAACCTCGCCACCCTGCCCCTCAGGCAAATACGCGGACAAACCGGCCTCACACCGTCCACCCCGTTTTCCGAACAACTGCGTTGCGCCGTTTCAGGCGAAAGCTACATCAGCCCGTCGTGGCACGGACTGCACTGCTACGGCGCGAGTTTTATTCCCAACAGCAGCCATACCGGATGGAACGAAGCCGAAGAAGCCTCAAACCGCCAAGCATTGGCACACCTTAACCCCGCCCTTTCCGAATCATTGTTTGCCGCCAACCCAAACCCCCAAAAACACCAAGGGCACGCCGCCATACGCTGCGACAGCCCCGACCACCTTCCCCTAGTCGGCGCACTCGGCGACATTGCCGCTATGCAACAAACTTACGCCAAACTCGCGCTGGACAAAAACTATCGCATCGATGCCCCCTGCCCGTACCTGCCCAATGCCTACGCCAACACCGCCCACGGCACACGCGGGCTTGCCACCGCCCCCATCTGCGCCGCCGCCGTTGCAGCCGAAATCCTAGGCTTGCCCCATCCCCTCTCAAAACGCCTGCGCCACGCCCTACACCCCAACCGCGCCATCATCCGCGCCATCGTCAGAAGGAAGGATCTAACCCCTTAA
- the recN gene encoding DNA repair protein RecN yields the protein MLLTLSLRDFVIVENLNLDFQSGFTVLTGETGAGKSITLDAIGLLLGDKADYSQVRSGAKEAQLSALFDISHLPTLKAELYEQGLLNDGEEELSIRRIIDAKGKSRSFINNQAATLAQLKAVGSQLIDIHGQNAHHSLNQEAAQRELLDAFAGSRAQAETVRQLYQNWANSKKALQEAQEQAENIALEQERLEWQFNELNQLDIKQGEWEALSQSHDSLAHSAELLQAAEEVGSKIDGDNGIQRHIYQCQKLLANLQNIEPRFAESLNMLASIEAELGEISANMRDVAGRSDINPNELAAQEQRMGELMGMARKYRIEPEELPAKLAEIEERLQSLQAAADLDALEHNVAHNFAEYQEAAHILSAMRHQAAERLSGETTEHMQHLAMKGARFDIVLLPSSPTAHGLEQVQFQVAANKGNPPRPLNKVASGGELARISLALQVVASQYTQVPTLIFDEVDTGIGGGVAEMVGKALRALGRKHQVLAVTHLPQVASCGENHWRVRKHSEGEQTVSEISILDEIQRIEEVARMLGGEVITDTTRQHAAELLQLASKNSLF from the coding sequence ATGCTTCTAACACTTTCTTTGCGTGATTTTGTCATTGTTGAAAATCTGAATCTGGATTTTCAAAGCGGCTTTACCGTATTGACTGGAGAAACTGGCGCGGGCAAGTCCATTACTTTGGATGCGATTGGTCTGCTGTTGGGCGATAAAGCCGATTACAGCCAAGTCCGCAGCGGCGCAAAAGAAGCGCAGTTGTCGGCATTGTTCGATATTTCCCATTTGCCTACTTTAAAAGCAGAATTGTATGAACAGGGGCTTTTAAACGACGGAGAAGAAGAACTCAGTATCCGCCGCATTATCGATGCCAAAGGCAAAAGCCGCAGCTTTATCAACAATCAGGCCGCTACCTTGGCGCAACTCAAAGCCGTCGGCAGCCAGCTTATCGACATCCACGGGCAAAACGCCCATCATTCGCTTAATCAGGAAGCCGCCCAGCGCGAATTGTTGGACGCATTTGCGGGCAGCAGGGCGCAGGCGGAAACCGTCAGGCAGCTTTATCAAAACTGGGCAAACTCAAAAAAAGCATTGCAGGAAGCGCAGGAACAGGCAGAAAACATTGCACTCGAACAAGAGCGTCTGGAATGGCAGTTTAACGAATTGAATCAGTTGGACATTAAACAAGGCGAATGGGAAGCCCTCAGCCAAAGCCACGACAGCCTTGCCCATTCTGCCGAGCTGTTGCAGGCTGCCGAAGAAGTCGGAAGCAAGATTGACGGCGACAACGGCATCCAACGCCATATCTATCAATGTCAAAAACTATTGGCCAATCTGCAAAACATCGAGCCGCGCTTTGCCGAGAGCCTGAATATGTTGGCAAGCATCGAGGCCGAATTGGGCGAAATCAGTGCCAATATGCGCGATGTGGCAGGACGCAGCGACATCAACCCCAATGAATTGGCGGCACAGGAACAGCGTATGGGCGAACTGATGGGGATGGCGCGGAAATACCGGATCGAGCCTGAAGAGTTGCCTGCCAAGTTGGCAGAAATCGAAGAACGCCTGCAAAGCCTGCAAGCTGCCGCCGATTTGGACGCGCTCGAGCATAATGTTGCCCACAATTTTGCCGAATATCAGGAAGCTGCCCACATCCTTTCTGCCATGCGCCATCAGGCGGCAGAGCGTTTGAGCGGCGAAACGACCGAGCATATGCAACACCTTGCCATGAAAGGTGCACGTTTCGACATCGTCCTGTTGCCCTCGTCGCCGACGGCACACGGTTTGGAGCAGGTTCAATTTCAAGTTGCCGCCAACAAAGGCAATCCGCCCCGTCCGCTGAATAAAGTTGCCTCCGGCGGCGAATTGGCGCGTATCAGCCTTGCCTTACAGGTTGTTGCCAGCCAATATACCCAAGTTCCCACCCTGATTTTTGATGAGGTCGATACCGGTATTGGAGGGGGAGTGGCTGAAATGGTCGGCAAGGCATTACGTGCGTTGGGCAGAAAACATCAGGTGCTTGCCGTTACCCATCTTCCGCAAGTCGCATCCTGCGGCGAAAACCACTGGCGGGTGCGCAAGCACAGCGAGGGAGAGCAAACCGTCAGCGAAATCAGTATATTGGATGAAATCCAACGGATCGAAGAGGTTGCCCGTATGTTGGGCGGAGAAGTCATTACCGATACGACGCGGCAACATGCGGCAGAATTGCTGCAACTTGCGTCGAAAAATAGTTTATTTTAA